The Chryseobacterium geocarposphaerae genome window below encodes:
- a CDS encoding choice-of-anchor L domain-containing protein, giving the protein MRRYLLAFSFLLSTNLLFSQVEQTRKVPKPNTGLAKKQGAFIDVNTPTYAESSFNITQLVKDVLISSGTNSCVTPQVSNVQVSPNLPASNEDRAWGYFHRGTTNFPFKDGIVLVTGKAKNTGNNYIDVNSPLSDIVGTGSDPDLVAATNPSKALKDAVILEFDFIPTSTQVKFNYLFASEEYTGTFPCSYSDAFALLLRPVAGGPYQNMAVLPGSAGPVSVTNIRPNVQFDGSPLGCAAVNATYFGGYNTTNIETNFNGRTVPLTATATVVAGQAYHFKMVIADAGDTAYDSAVFLEGGSFNIGVELLDPSGATLPGEINVCDNVPQVITASVSDPNVNYKWYYNNGTTTTVVQGATTNSITAIQPGTYTVEVTYPGSPCPGTASIIINGGTTPSAQDATLLFCATPDVPNFDLNFAKPLISNTPGAIFHFYVNQADALAQNNSYIQDPYHFNGTDGQILYVVVSNGGFCSKMVKLTLAKETTPVATLTTSKFKICPGDSVVLTATGGTTYHWSNFSGTGATQTVTLDHTTTFEVYAVGAKGCTSTLPAKITVEVVPEIVTALKDVETCIGDRVTLDAGTGPNYIYLWSTGESTQTISVDKLGIYSVVIDNGYCKRTFTAKVLAAASPFITGLSYENNTLTVTANNPPINNIPTTLEYSIDGINWQTSNVFSGLTNNANYTVYVKTQGRSCENSVDFFTLHINNVITPNQDGINDVVDLTSLGNFENFTGSIYDRYGVEVFRFTKQNPIWNGTVGGKILPTSTYWYKFNFQYPKSKVQMGTSGWIMLKNRE; this is encoded by the coding sequence ATGAGGAGATATTTACTAGCTTTTTCTTTTCTTTTATCCACTAATCTTTTATTCTCACAAGTGGAGCAAACACGGAAGGTTCCTAAACCGAATACCGGATTGGCAAAAAAACAAGGTGCTTTTATTGATGTAAATACACCTACATATGCTGAATCAAGTTTTAATATTACTCAGTTGGTTAAGGATGTCTTGATATCTTCCGGAACCAATTCTTGTGTGACACCTCAGGTTTCAAATGTTCAGGTAAGTCCGAATTTACCGGCAAGTAATGAAGACAGAGCATGGGGATATTTTCACAGAGGTACAACCAATTTCCCTTTTAAAGACGGAATTGTGTTAGTAACGGGTAAAGCAAAGAATACAGGAAATAATTATATCGATGTAAACAGCCCACTAAGTGATATAGTAGGAACGGGAAGTGATCCCGATCTGGTAGCAGCAACAAACCCTAGTAAGGCTTTAAAAGATGCTGTAATCCTTGAGTTTGATTTCATTCCGACTTCTACACAAGTGAAATTCAATTATCTTTTTGCTTCTGAAGAGTATACAGGAACATTTCCTTGTAGTTATTCAGATGCATTTGCATTATTACTTAGACCCGTAGCGGGAGGACCTTATCAAAATATGGCTGTTCTTCCGGGAAGCGCAGGTCCTGTAAGTGTAACGAATATCCGTCCGAATGTTCAATTCGATGGAAGTCCTTTGGGGTGTGCTGCTGTAAATGCAACTTATTTTGGAGGGTATAATACCACTAATATTGAAACCAATTTTAATGGTAGAACTGTTCCTTTAACTGCAACTGCTACAGTAGTTGCGGGACAGGCTTATCATTTTAAAATGGTAATTGCGGACGCAGGTGATACGGCCTATGACTCTGCTGTTTTTTTAGAAGGAGGATCATTTAATATTGGAGTTGAATTGTTGGATCCAAGTGGAGCTACGTTACCGGGGGAAATTAATGTTTGTGACAATGTCCCTCAGGTAATTACAGCTTCTGTAAGTGACCCGAACGTTAACTATAAATGGTATTACAATAATGGAACTACTACTACTGTTGTCCAGGGAGCCACAACAAATTCCATTACTGCGATTCAGCCTGGAACTTATACCGTAGAGGTTACCTATCCGGGAAGTCCTTGTCCGGGAACGGCTTCTATTATTATTAATGGAGGAACCACGCCTTCAGCACAAGATGCTACCTTGCTGTTCTGTGCGACTCCGGATGTTCCTAATTTTGACTTAAACTTTGCAAAACCATTAATTAGTAATACACCTGGTGCAATATTTCATTTTTATGTAAACCAGGCGGATGCACTGGCTCAAAATAATAGTTATATCCAGGATCCGTATCACTTTAATGGTACTGATGGACAAATTCTTTATGTAGTGGTTTCAAATGGAGGTTTCTGTAGTAAAATGGTTAAACTAACCCTTGCGAAAGAAACAACTCCTGTAGCAACTTTAACGACTTCGAAATTTAAGATTTGTCCGGGAGATTCAGTAGTTTTAACAGCTACAGGCGGAACGACTTATCATTGGAGTAATTTTTCAGGAACGGGAGCAACTCAGACAGTGACATTGGATCATACAACAACGTTTGAAGTATATGCAGTAGGAGCTAAAGGCTGTACTTCTACATTACCAGCAAAAATTACGGTGGAAGTTGTTCCTGAAATTGTTACGGCTTTAAAGGATGTTGAAACATGTATTGGTGACAGAGTTACTTTAGACGCGGGAACAGGACCTAATTATATTTACTTATGGAGTACAGGAGAGTCTACACAAACTATCAGTGTTGATAAACTGGGAATTTATTCTGTAGTTATTGATAATGGATACTGTAAGAGAACTTTCACTGCAAAAGTATTAGCTGCAGCTTCTCCTTTCATTACAGGTCTGAGCTATGAGAATAATACACTAACGGTAACCGCTAACAATCCTCCGATTAATAATATTCCAACGACTTTAGAATATTCTATTGATGGAATTAATTGGCAGACTTCAAATGTTTTCAGCGGATTAACTAATAATGCTAACTATACAGTCTATGTAAAAACGCAGGGAAGAAGCTGTGAAAACTCAGTAGACTTCTTTACATTACACATTAATAATGTTATTACTCCGAATCAGGATGGTATCAATGATGTTGTTGATCTTACCTCTTTAGGAAATTTTGAAAATTTCACAGGTTCTATTTATGATAGATACGGTGTTGAAGTTTTCAGATTTACAAAACAAAACCCGATTTGGAATGGTACTGTAGGAGGAAAAATATTGCCAACTTCCACATATTGGTATAAGTTCAACTTCCAGTATCCGAAATCAAAAGTACAGATGGGTACTTCGGGTTGGATTATGTTGAAAAACAGAGAATAA
- the rsmA gene encoding 16S rRNA (adenine(1518)-N(6)/adenine(1519)-N(6))-dimethyltransferase RsmA: MSVKAKKHLGQHFLTDENIARKIVEGLSFENYNKVMEVGPGMGVLTKYLLEKDQHIYLAEIDKESIEYLKNNYSKINEETFVGDFLKQDFQFTNGEQIAIIGNFPYNISSQILFQIIDHYELIPEMVGMFQKEVAERTAAVPRTKDYGILSVLVQAYYDTSYLFTVHENVFNPPPKVKSGVIRLTRNPKEGLAGNEILFKQIVKAGFNQRRKKLSNALKVLNIPEALKTHEFLDKRAEELSVTDFISFTQLWKENQ; encoded by the coding sequence TTGAGTGTAAAAGCAAAAAAGCATCTTGGTCAGCACTTTTTGACGGATGAAAACATCGCAAGAAAAATCGTAGAAGGTCTTAGTTTTGAGAACTATAATAAGGTAATGGAAGTAGGTCCCGGAATGGGTGTTCTTACCAAATATCTTTTGGAGAAAGACCAACATATTTACCTTGCAGAAATTGATAAGGAATCGATTGAATATTTAAAAAACAATTATTCCAAAATAAACGAAGAAACTTTTGTAGGAGATTTTCTAAAGCAGGACTTTCAATTTACCAACGGAGAACAGATTGCTATTATCGGGAATTTTCCTTACAATATTTCATCCCAGATTTTATTTCAGATCATAGATCATTATGAACTGATTCCGGAAATGGTGGGAATGTTTCAAAAAGAGGTTGCTGAAAGGACTGCTGCTGTTCCGAGAACGAAAGATTACGGAATTCTCTCGGTTTTGGTCCAGGCTTATTATGATACTTCATATTTGTTTACCGTCCACGAGAATGTATTTAATCCACCTCCCAAAGTAAAATCAGGAGTAATCAGATTAACAAGAAATCCAAAGGAAGGATTGGCAGGAAACGAAATTCTTTTTAAACAGATTGTAAAAGCCGGGTTTAATCAGAGAAGAAAAAAACTATCGAATGCATTGAAAGTTCTCAATATCCCGGAAGCTTTAAAGACTCACGAGTTTTTGGATAAAAGAGCTGAGGAATTAAGTGTTACAGATTTTATTTCTTTTACCCAGCTTTGGAAAGAAAACCAATAA